GCATGTCGGTCGACATTGTCGAACGGCGGCCGGGAGATTCACTCCCACCCCGCGCTCACCCGCACCGCGCTCACCCGCATCGGTGGTCGCCCGGTCTCCTGCCCCCACCCCCACCCCCTCCCCATCGGGTCATAGGACAAGGGAGTCTCTGTGTCCGCTTTCTCCAACGGCGACATCTTCGTCGGCGAAACCCTCGGCACCGCCGCGCTGATACTCCTCGGCGGCGGCGTGTGCGCCGCCGTCACGCTGAAGAAGTCCAAGGCCGTCAACGCCGGGTGGCTCGCCATCACCTTCGGCTGGGGCTTCGCCGTCCTGGTCGCCGCCTACATGTCGGCCCCGAAGTCCGGCGCCCACCTGAACCCGGCCGTGACCATCGCCCTCGCCACCGAGAGCGGCGACTGGAGCAAGGTGCCGCTCTACATCGGCTCCCAGATGCTCGGCGCGATCATCGGCGCCGCCCTGGTGTGGGTCACCTACCTCGGCCAGTTCCAGGCCAACGAGGAGCCCACCCTCGGGATCTTCTCCACCGGGCCCGAGATCCGGAACCCGATCCAGAACCTCCTCACCGAGATCATCGGCACCGCCGTCCTCTGCCTGGCGATCCTCACCCAGGGCCTCAACAAGGGCCTCGGACTGTCCGGCACCGGCATCCTGATGGTCGCCTTCACCGTCGTCGCCATCGGCCTCTCGCTCGGCGGCCCGACCGGCTACGCGATCAACCCCGCCCGCGACCTCGGTCCGCGCATCGTCCACGCCCTGCTGCCGATCCCGAACAAGGGCGGCTCGGACTGGTCGTACGCCTGGGTCCCGGTGGTCGGCCCGATCATCGGCGCCCTGCTCGCCGGTGGCCTGTACAACCTCGCCTTCTGATCCGACCGCCGGGCCGGCCGGGGCAGGTTTGCCCCGTACCCGCCCACGGGGACTGACCCGACGTCAGGCCCGCCCGCCCCTCAAACCCTCTTCCAGAGCCGAGGACCCCATGACTTCTGGCAACTACATCGCCGCGATCGACCAGGGCACCACCTCCAGCCGCTGCATCATCTTCGGCGCCGACGGCCGGATCGTCGCCGTCGACCAGCAGGAGCACTCGCAGATCTTCCCGCAGCCGGGCTGGGTCGAGCACGACGCCGCCGAGATCTGGACCCGGGTGCAGTCGGTGATCCGCGGCGCGCTGGAGAAGGCCGGGCTGACCAGGGACGACATCCGCGCCATCGGCATCACCAACCAGCGCGAGACCACCGTGCTGTGGGACCGGCACACCGGCAAGCCCGTCCACAACGCGCTGGTCTGGCAGGACACCCGCACCGAGGCGCTCTGCCGCGAGCTCGGCCGCAACGTCGGCCAGGACCGCTACCGCCGCGAGACCGGCCTGCCGCTGGCCAGCTACTTCGCCGGCCCGAAGATCCGCTGGCTGCTGGACAACGTCGAGGGCCTGCGCGAGCGTGCCGAGGCCGGCGACATCCTCTTCGGCACCATGGACACCTGGGTCATCTGGAACCTCACCGGCGGCGTCGACGGCGGCAAGCACGTCACGGACGTCACCAACGCCAGCCGCACCATGCTGATGAACCTGCACACCCTGGCCTGGGACGAGAAGATCGCCGAGTCCATGGACGTGCCGCTCACCGTCCTCCCGGAGATCCGCTCCTCCGCCGAGGTGTACGGCGAGGCGGTCGGCGACCTGGCCGGCGTGCCGGTCGCCTCCGCGCTCGGCGACCAGCAGGCGGCCCTGTTCGGCCAGACGTGCTTCGACGAGGGCGAGGCCAAGTCGACCTACGGCACCGGCACCTTCCTGCTGCTCAACACCGGCGAGAAGATCGTCAACTCCTACCACGGCCTGCTGACCACCGTCGGCTACCGGATCGGCGACCAGAAGCCGGTCTACGCCCTGGAGGGCTCGATCGCCGTCACCGGCTCGCTGGTGCAGTGGCTGCGCGACCAGCTCGGCATCATCTCCACCGCCGCCGAGATCGAGACGCTGGCCTCCACCGTCGAGGACAACGGCGGCGCCTACTTCGTCCCCGCCTTCTCCGGCCTGTTCGCCCCGTAC
The Kitasatospora paranensis genome window above contains:
- the glpK gene encoding glycerol kinase GlpK, with protein sequence MTSGNYIAAIDQGTTSSRCIIFGADGRIVAVDQQEHSQIFPQPGWVEHDAAEIWTRVQSVIRGALEKAGLTRDDIRAIGITNQRETTVLWDRHTGKPVHNALVWQDTRTEALCRELGRNVGQDRYRRETGLPLASYFAGPKIRWLLDNVEGLRERAEAGDILFGTMDTWVIWNLTGGVDGGKHVTDVTNASRTMLMNLHTLAWDEKIAESMDVPLTVLPEIRSSAEVYGEAVGDLAGVPVASALGDQQAALFGQTCFDEGEAKSTYGTGTFLLLNTGEKIVNSYHGLLTTVGYRIGDQKPVYALEGSIAVTGSLVQWLRDQLGIISTAAEIETLASTVEDNGGAYFVPAFSGLFAPYWRSDARGVIAGLTRYVTKGHLARAVLEATAWQTREVVDAMQKDSGVELTALKVDGGMTSNNLLMQNIADVLDAPVERPYVAETTALGAAYAAGLAVGFWNDLDTLRANWHRAAEWTPRMDDATREREYKKWIKAVERTMGWVEEDDES
- a CDS encoding MIP/aquaporin family protein translates to MSAFSNGDIFVGETLGTAALILLGGGVCAAVTLKKSKAVNAGWLAITFGWGFAVLVAAYMSAPKSGAHLNPAVTIALATESGDWSKVPLYIGSQMLGAIIGAALVWVTYLGQFQANEEPTLGIFSTGPEIRNPIQNLLTEIIGTAVLCLAILTQGLNKGLGLSGTGILMVAFTVVAIGLSLGGPTGYAINPARDLGPRIVHALLPIPNKGGSDWSYAWVPVVGPIIGALLAGGLYNLAF